A stretch of Thermovenabulum gondwanense DNA encodes these proteins:
- the mnmE gene encoding tRNA uridine-5-carboxymethylaminomethyl(34) synthesis GTPase MnmE, protein MKEDTIAAISTPMGEGGIGIIRISGEESFNIAKKLFYPKSKISFEEMKPRTMYLGNIYDDLEKYVVDEVLMVKFKAPNSYTAEDMVEIHSHGGFTAVRKILNLVLRNGARLAQPGEFTKRAFINGRIDLSQAEAVIDIIRAKTDKALKVAVDQLKGKISEKIKEIMDSLLSVIALVEANIDFPEEEIPEASPDIILKNISYNIERLNYLKEKAGAGKILREGISTVIVGKPNVGKSSLLNSLLMEKRAIVTEIPGTTRDVIEEYINVKGIPIKIIDTAGIRDTKDPVEKIGVERAMEKVEGAELVLFVVDASGELEEEDYKIMENIKEKRLLIIFNKIDLGQKIDEKKVKEHLPGKRVVKISALRDEGIELLREEIYELIVNEVGSLEEGIIITAQRHIEAINKAIESLKEAKITVENNLPMEISAIYIREAWEYLGEITGDSVKEDILDAIFENFCIGK, encoded by the coding sequence ATGAAAGAGGATACCATTGCTGCTATTTCGACGCCGATGGGTGAAGGCGGAATAGGCATAATAAGGATTAGCGGTGAAGAAAGTTTTAATATAGCAAAAAAATTATTTTACCCAAAAAGCAAGATAAGCTTTGAAGAGATGAAGCCCAGGACAATGTACCTCGGGAATATATACGATGATCTGGAAAAATATGTGGTGGACGAAGTATTGATGGTAAAATTTAAAGCCCCCAATTCCTATACCGCGGAGGATATGGTGGAAATTCACTCTCATGGCGGTTTCACCGCAGTGAGAAAAATATTAAATTTGGTACTAAGAAACGGGGCAAGGCTTGCGCAACCCGGTGAATTCACAAAAAGAGCCTTTATTAACGGAAGGATAGACCTTTCCCAGGCGGAAGCAGTAATAGATATAATAAGGGCAAAAACAGATAAAGCCCTTAAAGTGGCGGTGGATCAGTTAAAGGGTAAAATATCGGAGAAAATAAAGGAAATAATGGACAGCCTGTTAAGCGTTATTGCATTGGTAGAAGCAAATATAGATTTTCCTGAAGAGGAGATACCTGAAGCTTCACCGGATATTATTCTTAAAAATATATCTTACAATATTGAAAGATTGAATTATTTAAAAGAAAAGGCCGGTGCCGGGAAGATATTAAGAGAAGGAATCTCAACGGTTATAGTTGGTAAACCTAATGTAGGAAAATCTTCACTCCTAAACTCCCTGCTTATGGAAAAAAGGGCGATTGTCACCGAAATACCCGGAACTACAAGGGATGTAATTGAAGAATATATAAATGTTAAGGGGATACCCATTAAAATAATTGATACAGCGGGTATAAGAGACACAAAGGACCCGGTAGAAAAAATAGGTGTGGAGAGGGCAATGGAAAAGGTAGAAGGAGCTGAACTGGTGCTTTTTGTGGTGGATGCTTCCGGTGAATTGGAGGAAGAGGATTACAAAATAATGGAAAATATAAAAGAAAAAAGGCTTCTAATCATCTTTAACAAAATAGATCTGGGACAAAAAATAGATGAGAAAAAGGTGAAAGAACATCTACCGGGGAAAAGAGTTGTAAAGATTTCCGCACTGAGAGATGAGGGTATAGAATTATTGAGGGAGGAAATTTACGAACTAATCGTTAATGAAGTGGGTTCCTTGGAAGAAGGTATAATAATTACAGCTCAGAGACATATAGAAGCTATAAACAAAGCAATAGAAAGTTTAAAGGAAGCCAAAATTACTGTAGAAAACAATCTACCAATGGAAATAAGTGCTATTTATATAAGAGAAGCATGGGAATATTTGGGTGAGATTACCGGTGACAGCGTTAAAGAGGATATTCTCGATGCTATATTTGAAAATTTTTGCATAGGGAAATGA
- the jag gene encoding RNA-binding cell elongation regulator Jag/EloR → MKEIEKQGKSVEEAVESALKELDAKREEVEITVLEEGSRGLFGILSKQARVRVRLKERPEEKAVKFLKGLLIRLDLYAEMETEKIEDFFKINLKGRGLGVLIGKHGETLNSLQYLVNLVANKGWHEYIKIIIDVENYREKRERALVELAIKMAKRVRETKRSIKLEPMPPYERKIIHKTLQNDPRVKTHSEGEEPYRRVIISLK, encoded by the coding sequence ATGAAAGAAATTGAAAAGCAGGGTAAATCGGTGGAGGAGGCAGTGGAGAGTGCCCTGAAGGAATTGGATGCAAAAAGGGAAGAAGTGGAAATAACGGTTTTGGAAGAGGGAAGCAGGGGCCTTTTTGGAATTTTATCAAAACAGGCAAGGGTTCGGGTCAGATTAAAGGAAAGGCCGGAAGAAAAAGCCGTAAAATTTTTAAAGGGACTATTGATAAGGTTAGACCTGTATGCCGAGATGGAGACGGAAAAAATAGAAGATTTTTTCAAAATAAATTTAAAAGGAAGAGGATTGGGAGTATTAATAGGGAAACACGGAGAAACCTTAAATTCTCTTCAGTACCTGGTAAATTTAGTTGCTAATAAAGGATGGCATGAATACATAAAAATAATAATAGATGTAGAAAATTATAGGGAGAAGAGAGAAAGAGCACTGGTGGAACTTGCAATTAAAATGGCAAAGAGGGTAAGAGAAACAAAAAGAAGCATTAAATTGGAACCCATGCCTCCTTACGAAAGAAAAATAATTCATAAAACACTTCAAAACGATCCACGCGTAAAGACTCATAGCGAGGGAGAAGAACCTTATAGAAGGGTTATAATATCTTTGAAATGA
- a CDS encoding YidC/Oxa1 family membrane protein insertase: MAFLENLMKSLMDFIYIYTKSYGLSIIILTVIIKIILLPFSFQQFNSLKKMQEIAPEQKKLQEKYKNDPQKLNKELMDLYKKHGYNPMGGCLPLLIQFPFIIALFSLLQHYNFGNTGFLWITNLGAPDKTYILPVLAALTTYLSSKMTTPGKADQQQSTMNIVMSAFIGWMALKFPSGLALYWVVSNIIQIVQQLIIVRPTASKGEGAK; this comes from the coding sequence GTGGCCTTTTTGGAAAATTTAATGAAAAGTTTAATGGATTTCATTTATATTTATACGAAAAGTTACGGTCTGTCTATTATTATTCTTACGGTGATTATTAAGATTATTCTTTTACCATTTAGTTTTCAACAATTTAACTCCTTAAAGAAAATGCAGGAAATTGCCCCCGAACAGAAAAAACTTCAGGAAAAGTACAAAAATGACCCCCAGAAATTGAACAAGGAATTAATGGACCTTTATAAAAAACACGGTTATAACCCAATGGGAGGATGTCTTCCCCTGTTAATTCAATTCCCGTTTATTATAGCACTGTTCAGTCTATTACAGCATTATAATTTCGGAAATACGGGGTTTTTATGGATCACCAATCTGGGAGCTCCCGATAAAACCTATATCCTACCGGTACTCGCCGCTTTGACTACCTATTTATCTTCGAAGATGACTACGCCGGGAAAAGCAGACCAGCAGCAAAGTACAATGAATATTGTAATGTCCGCCTTTATTGGGTGGATGGCGTTAAAATTTCCGTCGGGACTGGCGCTTTACTGGGTGGTAAGTAATATAATTCAAATTGTCCAGCAGCTAATTATTGTTAGACCGACAGCCTCTAAAGGAGAGGGGGCAAAGTAA
- the yidD gene encoding membrane protein insertion efficiency factor YidD: MKRLNDAGKKILIFLIKIYQEYISPLKPRTCRFYPTCSEYAKISIDKYGVIKGIVMAVKRILRCHPFNPGGYDPVE, encoded by the coding sequence ATGAAAAGATTGAATGATGCCGGCAAAAAAATTTTAATATTTCTCATCAAAATTTATCAGGAGTATATTTCTCCTTTAAAACCAAGAACCTGCCGCTTTTATCCCACCTGTTCCGAATATGCCAAGATTTCCATCGATAAATACGGGGTTATAAAAGGAATTGTAATGGCGGTAAAAAGGATTTTAAGATGCCACCCGTTTAATCCCGGCGGTTATGACCCCGTGGAATAA
- the rnpA gene encoding ribonuclease P protein component yields MEKRLRLTKNFEFNLVYKKGRRRVCPLFSMYAKKNRIGYSRFGISVSKKIGKSVVRNRVKRRLREILRRNYNKIKPGYDIVISAKSEITKYNYWEIESQVVDNLKKMELWVEQNEKIE; encoded by the coding sequence TTGGAAAAGCGCCTTAGATTAACAAAAAATTTTGAATTTAATTTGGTTTATAAAAAGGGAAGGCGAAGGGTATGCCCTCTTTTTAGCATGTACGCAAAAAAAAACAGGATTGGATATTCGAGGTTTGGAATTTCGGTAAGTAAAAAAATCGGAAAAAGCGTAGTGAGAAACAGGGTTAAAAGGCGTTTAAGAGAGATCTTAAGGAGAAATTACAATAAAATAAAACCCGGTTACGATATAGTTATTTCTGCAAAAAGTGAAATAACGAAGTACAATTACTGGGAAATTGAAAGCCAGGTAGTTGATAATTTAAAAAAAATGGAACTATGGGTGGAACAAAATGAAAAGATTGAATGA
- the rpmH gene encoding 50S ribosomal protein L34 — MKPTYNPNNRYRKKVHGFRKRMRTKSGRDVIKRRRLKGRKRLTA, encoded by the coding sequence TTGAAACCTACTTATAACCCTAATAACAGGTACAGAAAAAAGGTTCACGGGTTTAGGAAGAGAATGAGGACGAAGAGCGGAAGAGATGTAATTAAAAGAAGAAGGTTAAAAGGAAGAAAAAGATTAACAGCATAG
- the dnaA gene encoding chromosomal replication initiator protein DnaA: MTGNLSDIWQHVLKILGSELNNDVTYNTFLKPTKLVSLSEGIAIVEVPNDFIKGVLEKRYLNLLKDILTSILNSDISLTFSVSESSLTENNAGTQIEKEIVKTSDDGQSNLNPKYTFDTFVVGNSNRFAHAASLAVAQSPAKAYNPFFIYGGVGLGKTHLMHAIGHYILEHNPYCKVVYVSSEKFTNELINSIRDDKNVEFRNKYRNIDVLLIDDIQFIAGKERTQEEFFHTFNALYEANKQIIISSDRPPKEIPTLEERLRSRFEWGLITDIQPPDFETRIAILRKKAIMENLTVPDEVINFIAEKIETNIRELEGALIRIVAYSSLTNKPIDLSLAELVLKDLLPNTKQKNVTITDILHAVGTHFSIRIEDFKSKKRTKELAYARQIAMYLARELTDYSLPKIGEEFGGRDHTTVIHACDKISKDMAKDKELASILDTLKRKIING; encoded by the coding sequence ATGACCGGAAATCTTTCTGATATTTGGCAACATGTCCTGAAAATTCTCGGGAGTGAATTGAACAACGATGTAACCTACAACACTTTCCTTAAACCCACAAAGCTCGTCTCTTTAAGCGAAGGTATTGCAATAGTAGAGGTCCCCAACGATTTTATAAAAGGTGTTCTGGAAAAACGATACCTAAATTTATTAAAAGATATTCTTACATCCATTCTTAATTCCGATATTTCCCTAACTTTTTCGGTAAGTGAATCTTCTTTAACAGAAAATAATGCGGGGACTCAAATCGAAAAAGAAATCGTTAAAACCTCTGATGACGGTCAATCCAACCTGAATCCCAAATATACCTTTGACACCTTTGTGGTAGGAAATAGCAACCGTTTTGCCCATGCGGCATCCTTAGCCGTAGCTCAATCCCCGGCAAAGGCTTATAATCCCTTTTTTATATACGGCGGGGTGGGGCTCGGAAAAACCCATCTTATGCACGCTATAGGCCATTACATTTTAGAGCATAACCCGTACTGCAAAGTAGTATACGTTTCTTCTGAAAAATTTACAAACGAACTTATTAACTCCATTAGAGACGATAAAAATGTTGAGTTTAGAAATAAATACAGGAATATTGATGTTTTACTAATCGACGACATCCAATTTATTGCGGGCAAAGAAAGGACTCAGGAGGAGTTCTTCCACACCTTTAACGCCCTTTACGAAGCCAATAAGCAAATAATAATTTCCAGCGACAGACCTCCGAAAGAAATACCGACCTTAGAGGAACGCTTAAGGTCCCGTTTTGAATGGGGACTAATCACCGATATTCAACCCCCGGATTTTGAGACGAGGATAGCTATTTTAAGAAAAAAGGCGATAATGGAAAATCTTACCGTACCCGATGAAGTAATCAACTTTATTGCGGAGAAAATCGAAACAAATATCCGAGAGCTGGAGGGAGCCCTTATAAGGATAGTAGCCTACTCTTCCCTGACAAATAAACCCATTGACCTATCCTTAGCCGAGCTGGTATTAAAGGATCTTCTTCCCAATACAAAACAAAAGAACGTTACCATAACGGATATTCTCCATGCAGTAGGTACTCATTTTTCCATAAGAATTGAAGATTTTAAATCCAAAAAGAGAACCAAAGAGCTGGCATACGCAAGGCAGATTGCCATGTACTTAGCCAGAGAATTAACCGATTATTCTCTCCCTAAGATAGGAGAAGAGTTCGGAGGAAGGGACCATACTACGGTTATTCATGCCTGTGATAAAATTTCAAAAGACATGGCAAAAGACAAAGAACTCGCTTCCATATTGGATACTTTGAAAAGAAAAATTATCAACGGTTAA